The Anaeromyxobacter sp. Fw109-5 genomic interval GACACGGCCGTCTGCGCCACCTCGACCCGCAAGTTCAACGAGAAGGCGGGGCAGCTCGCGAACAGCGTGGTGCTCGTCGTCTCCGCGGACCTGCCGTTCGCGGCGAAGCGCTTCTGCACGACCGAGGGGCTCCAGAACGTCGTGACGCTCTCGCTCATGCGCGACAAGAAGTTCGCGCAGGACTACGGCATCCTGCTCACGGACGGCCCGCTCGCCGGCCTGTGCGGCCGCGCGGTGGTGGTCCTCGACGCGGACGACAAGGTGGTTTACCGCCAGCTCGTGCCCGAGATCGGCCAGGAGCCGGACTACGAGCCGGCCCTGAAGGCGGCGCAGGGATAGCTCGCTCCGGCGACGTCGCCAGCTCACGAGGCCAGCGGGATCGCCCGCTGGCCTCGAGTCGTCTACGTCCCCGCGCCCTCGACCGCCGCATCCAGCGGGAACGTCATGGCGCTGCGAGTCCCCACGAATGTCTTCCGCAAGCCGAGCCCGGGGAAGTCGGCGATCTCGATGGTCGTCGGCGACCAGGCGTCGCCGCCGAGCAGGTAGACGAGCTCGCCCTCCGGCGACGCGCGGACGCCGTGCGCCGGCTCGCCGGCGGGGAAGCCGAGGAAGTCGCCGGGGCCGATGGGCTCCTCGCGATCGCCGATCACCGCGATGCCGGCCCCGGAGAGGACGTACATCCACTCCTCGTCGTGCCGGTGCACGTGCTTCACGAACGACTCTCTCCCGGCGGGCACCACGCCGAGGCCCGCCGAGATCCGCTTCAACGCCGGCCGGGAGAGCCACGTCAGCCGGATCTCCGAGCGCGGGTTCTGGGGGTGATGGAAGATCCGCGGCTCGCCGCGCTCGGCGGCGCGAACGAGGAGGCGCGGCCGGTCGGCCGGCGGGCCCAGGCCGCACAGCTCGCGAGGCAGCTCCTTCATGCCCGGGATGAACTCGATCTCCGCCTCCATCGGGTAGACCGCGAGCTGGTTGCCGAACCGGACCACCCGGCGCCGCAGCCGCGGAAAGTCGGCGACCTCCACGTCCGCGATGATCTCCCCGCCCTCGAGCAGCAGGAGCCCCTCGTCCGCGGAGGCGTTGCGGACGTGGTGCGCCACGCCCGGCGGGAAGGCGACGAAGTCGCCGGGGCGGAGCTCGTGCTCCGCGTCGTCGAGCTCGACCACGGCGCGGCCCTGGAGGACGAACGCCCACTCCTCCTCGCGGTAGTGGACGTGGAAGATGGCGGACTCCTTGCCCGGTGGTAGCCACACCAGGTTCACCGCGATCCGCCGGAGACCGGCGGCGCGGGAGAGCATCCACCCGTGGACCTCGGACCGGGGGTTGTAGGGGTGGCTGTTCGAGTCTGCCGGACCGCGCTCGCTCGCGCGGACGAGGATGCGGGGGAGAGTGGCCTCGGGCATGACCGCAGCATAGCGCCGCGCGCCGGCCCCACCAGAGGGGAAGCGGTCGCAGGGGTGTCGCAGATTGCGCTGCCGATGAGGATGACGGGAACGTTCGACCGCGACCCCGACCGCGACCCCGACCCCGACCCCGACCCCGACCGCGACCCCGACCGCGACCGGGACCTCGACCTTGTCATTCGTCACATCGGCTCGCGCTGGCCTCGGGACGAGGTGCCGACCGCGCGACCGCGGTGGGCACGCGCGAGGGAGCACTACGAGCCAGGGAAGCCGGCTACGAGGGGCCGGAGAGGCGGCGTAGCCGCGCATCCGCCGCGTCGCCGCAACGCGCTGCGGTGGGCTTAGCTCCCGTTCCGCCGTCCGCGGTCACGTGGCCCACAGTCCCTGCTGGATGGCACCCGGCGCGGCTCCGGCGTACCCCGTCCGCTCGGAGGCGCTCTCACGCCGGAAACGATCCATGTGCTCGCGCCCGTAGGTCTGTTCGGCGTGCAACAGGTTGTGCGACTTGCAGGCGACTCGGAGGTTCTCGACCGTCGAGGGTCCGCCCAGGGCCTTCGGGTGGATGTGGTCGAGCTCCAGCTGCCAGCGGCTGTCGCAGCGCCGCTCGTCCGGACCGACCCACGCGCAGCGTCCGCCGTCGCGCTTCCAGACCTCGCGCCGCACTATCGCCGGGATCGTGCTCGTGGGCGCGGCGGACTCGGCGGAGGGACGTGGCTCCCGGTCCTTCCGCTGCCGCTGCCGCTGCGGCGCGATCGCGCCCTTGCGCCTGCCGTGCGTCTCGATGGCGCAGCGGATGGCCTCGCGGAGCACCGCCGCGAGATCGCCGTCCGGGATCATGTGCGAGATCGCGGCGGGAGCGCGGCGGGAGCGCGGTCGGGCAGCTTGCGCACGCCCGCCCGCGGAGCGGTGCGCGCCTGGAGCGAGGCGACGAGGTGATCCACCTCGGCCTTGGTGCGGTAGGCGGCCCGGGCGACGAGGTCGGGCAGGTTCTCCTCGGTCAGTACATGGCCGAGCAGCTGGACGGTGGAGATGCAAAGGCGGCCATCCCGAAGCGCGCCCTCGAGGCTGGGGAACCGGCGCAGCACCCGCATCGCCTGGATGCGTCGCCCGGCCGCGCCCTCGCGCAGGTGGAGCACCTCCAGGCAATACGCCCAGAGCGAGGGGTACCCGGCGTCCACGTACGCGCGGCGGCGATCGAACACCTCGAGGTGGAGGAGGAACTCGACCTGGACGTCGCGCTCCTGGCCTGCGAGCTCGCGCAGGCGCTGGGCGAGCAGGGTCGAGTCGAGGGCGGAAGGGGCGATCGCGGGCATGGTGCACCTCCTGTGCACCCTTCGTAACACGCGATTTCCGCACCTCCTGAGACGCGCCAGGATCGCGCCTGCGCCGCTTTCCGGGCCCGCCCCTTCGCCATCCACGCGGCGCGCGGGACGCGCAACGCGTGCCCTGTCTGCGCTCGCGAGGTGCGTGCTCTCGACGTGCCGAGGACGTCGGAGCGCGTTTCGCCTCGAACCACGTCAAGAGGGCAACGTTCACCCACCGCAACTGGGACTCGCGTGGCTCGCAGGAGCTATCGCTGGAGATGGCAAGAACTATTAGTGAATGTCGCCGCGCAACGGGAAACGTGCGTGCGACATCCTCGGACCTGCGCTGCCCGCTGCCCAATCCTCGCGCCGACGCGGGCGAAGACCCGCCGCGTGCGATGCGCAGAGGTGCACGCCGGGAACCGAGCGCATTTCCGATCGATGCCCGAGCGCCTCTGCGTCGAGCGGCTGCACGCGACCGACCCGCGTGCGCGTGCTGTCGCCGTGGGATGTGATGAATGAAGAGACCGCGACCTCGACCTCCGCCGGGACTGCGACTGCGACTGCGACCGCGACCGCGACGCTAGATGATCACGTATTTACGGAACGTGACACCATTCGGCATACGTCTGGCCAGCCACGAGCGAGCCCAGTCTCCCCGCCCGCAGCGCGCCGCCCTACGTGGCGGGACCTCGCGCCCGGAGGCGGGCCACTGGACGCGGTAGGCGCCGCCCGACGCACGGCCCGGCCTGCAACGCGGTTGGCCGCCAAGGCCCCTTCGTCCATCGTCGACTCCGCCCAATGCGGCCCCGCGTTGCCGCCGGCGTCTGCGGACGGCACCGGCCCCCCGTACCTTGTCTCCGTCCATCGTGGCCCGCCGAGGACGTGAGGTCCCGCCCCCGGCGGCGCGCCACCGTGCCCCCTTGATGGACGACCGTGGGAGCCCGCTCGTGCTTCGACAGGCTCCGCACGAGCGGGTGCGTGAGCGCCACCGTGCCCTTGATGGACGACCGTGGGACCCCGTTCGTGCTTCGACAGCCTCAGCACGAGCCGGTGTTGCCCCGTTCGTGCGTCGACAGGCTCAGCACGAGCGGGTGTTGCCCCGCTCGTGCACTGGGCCAGCATCTGCCGGGACGCGCACGCCTCACGGACCCACCGCGAGCGCCCCCGCCCGCCACGCCACCCCGCCCGCGAGATCGCGGACGACGACCCACACCGTCGGAGCGCCGGACGCCGGCGTGGTCAGCTCCGCCGCCTCGGAGGGGTGGTTCGTGTGCAGCTTCTCGAGCTCCCCGGCCGTCGTGAACCAGGAGAAGGCCCAGTCCTCCTGGCGCGTCGCGATGGGCTGTCCCGCCGCGTCGCTCTCGACGTAGGTCTCCCGGAGCTCCTCGAAGCTCGCGGGCAGGAGCGGCAGGAGCTGCACCTTCGCGCTCGACGCCACGGCCGCCGGCACCTCGCCCGGCGCGGGCAGGGCCGCGCCGTCGAGCGCCACTGCGGAGAGGACCGGGTTGTGGTTCGGCGCGGAGGGGGCCGCCGGCCCGCGGACGCGGAGCCGCTTCAGCGCCGCGACGTGGGCGCGGCGCGACCACTCCGCCTGGAAGCGCGCAGCGACGGCGCCGAGGAGCTCGCAGTCGCTCCCCACCGCGCTCGCGGGCGCGAGCTCCTCGGGCGTCACGTCGAGCGCGAGGGCGAGGTCGGTCACCTCGACGCCGAGGACGCGCTCGGGAGACGACGGGGGGAGGGACGACAGCGTGTAGTCCGCGGGCAGCGCGTACGCTGCTCGGGGCAGCGCGGCCGTCGAGGCGGGGTCGTCCGGATCGCGCCTCACCGCCACCGGGCCGCAGCCGTCTCGCCCGCAGGCCTCGAGGCCTCCGAAGCTGATCCCTCCCGTCACTCCGACGCCGGGGGCGGCACAGGCGGCCGCGAGCTCGGCGCCCGCGAGCAGCGCCGACGGATCGTCCAGCTCGGAGTAGCTCGCGCACGGGGAGGGGCGCGGGTCTCCCGGCGTGGGGGTGCACGCCACGTGGAGCACCACCGCGCGGCGCGCCGGATCTGCGGAGAAGGAGGGGTGGACGACGAGCGTCTCGAGCTCGGCCCGGGCGGGCGCGGCGCCGTCGGAGGCCGGGGCGAGCTCGGGGGGCTCGGCGCGGACCGCGAGCACGCGGAGCCCCTGCACCTCGGAGGCGGGGTCGAAGTCCGGCCCGCAGGCGGCCGTGAGCGCGAGGACGGGGACGAGGGCGACGAACGTGCGGTTCATGGGCGGTCCTAGTACTCGGCGCGGAGGCCGAAGGAGGGGAAGAGCGGGAGGCCGGAGTACCAGCCGCGCTGCGAGTAATCGAAGCTGTAGGCGACGGCCTCGGGGTTCTCGCGGTTGGTGACGTTCTGGACCTCGAGGTAGGCCGCGAAGGTCCAGGTGCGGGACGTCCACTTCTTGTCGACGCGGAGGTCGAGCTGGAAGAAGGGGGGCATGCGGCCCGACAGCTCACCGGTCTGGATGGGCTCGTAACGATCCGCGTCGGCGTCGTACACGGCGCCGCGGATGGGCTCGTACGGGCTGCCGCTCGTGAAGCGGGCGCGGAACCCGGCGGAGAGGCCGTGCCAGAGCTCGGGCAGCTCGAGGGTTCCCACCGCGACCACGTTGTGAGGCTGATCGTAGGCGTCCCCCTCGCTCTCGAGCCGGCTCCCCGCCGCGGCGGGCTCGCCCCGCTCCGCGCGCGAGAGCGAGTAGGAGACCCAGCCGAAGAAGCGGCCGTCCGGGTCCCAGCGCAGGAGCAGCTCGGCGCCGTAGGAGCGCCCCGTGCCCGCGCTCCGGTAGCGCTCGGCGACGAGCTGACCGTCTCGCGTGATCACCCCGTCGGAGGGGAGGGCGAGGTCGAAGAGCCGCTTGTAGTAGAGCTGCACGTCGAGGAGCAGCCGCGGCAGGAGCCGCTGCTCGGCGCCGAGCGAGTACTGCCAGGCGCCCTCCTCGTGGAGGTCGGGGTTGCCGAACTCCTCCGTGACGTACGGCAGCGGCGGCGCCTGGTGGTAGAGGCCGGCCGCGCCCTTCAGGGCGGTCTCGGGCCGGAGCTGCCAGCGGACGGCGAGGCGCGGGTCCACCCAGGAGAGGTCCGCGAGCGCGCGGTGCACGTCGGCGCGGACGCCGGGGACGACGAAGAGCCCGTCGACCGGCTCGAGGGTGGCCTCCACGAACGCGCCCGCCTCGACCCCGTCCATGGTCATGGCGAGGCGGCGGGTCTCGGCGTTCGGGTTCAGGATCTGGCCCGGCGGAGGGATCGGCGGCGCGTCCACCTCGATCCGGACCTTCGGGTACCACTGCCCGTCGACGCCCGTGACGAGCTTCACCCGCGGCGCGAGCTCGTGATGGACCTCCGCGCGGAGGTGGGTGCTCCAGAGCTCCTGCCGCATCCGGAACCGCTCGTCCGCGTCGACGTCCACGTCCTGCCAGCCGCCGCCGAGCGCGAGGCGGAGCCGGGTCGCCTCGCCGGCGCGGTGATCCCAGCGGAGCCCGGCCCGGTAGAAGCGGGTGCCGAACTCGAGGAAGTCCATGTCCTCGAGCGACTGGTCGTCCTCGACGCCGGTCAGGACCATCCGGTCGTCCGAGCCGAACACGTCCAGGCGGACGGTGTCGTCGGCGGTCGCCTTCCACGCGGCCTTCGCCTGCAGGTCGTAGTAGCGGGGCGCGGTGCTCACGCCGGGCGGGTCGTCCATGGACTCGACCGCGCGGGTCACCACCGCGTCGGCGTAGGAGCGCCGCGCCGCGATCGCGATGCCCAGATCCTCGGACGGCCGGCCCTCGTAGAGCGCGGTCGCGTGGTAGAGGTTCACGTCGGCGAGCGCGTGGGCCCGCTCGCCGGGATCCCGGGTGACGAGGTTCACGCGGCCGCCGATCGCCCGCCCGGAGCGGACGCCGAAGTTCCCCGCCTCGAACTCCACGTCCTTCAGGAGCTCGGACGAGTAGACGCTGGTGAGGCCGCCGAAGTGGAAGACCTGCGGGACCTCCTCGCCGTCCACGTACACGCGCGTGTCCCGGGGGTTGCCTCCGCGGACGATCAGCTCGCCGCTCAGGAAGGAGCGGGCCATGCCGGGGAGGTTCTGGATCACCTTCACCGCGTCGCCGGAGGCGCCCGCCACGCGCCGGATCTCCCCCGCCGCGATGGCGACGTGCGAGACCTGCTTCTCCTCCCGTTCGCCCACCACGACCGCCTCGTACTCGCCCTGGGCGGCGGTCTTCTGGAGCCAGTAGGTCACCTGGGTCGCGTTCCCCGGCTCGATGGTCTCGGTCGAGTCGAGGCGGACGTGGTCGACGTCCGTCACCACCACCTGCACCGCGCCGTCCGCCACGCCCGCGAGCGCGAACCGGCCGTCGCCGTCCGTGTGGGTGAGCTGGCCGCCCGCCTCCACCATCGCCCCCGCGACCGGGAGGCGGGTGCCGCGCTCGAGCACGCGGCCGAGGAGGTTCACGGGCGGCGGCGCGGGGGCGGCGGGCGGCGCGGAGAGCGAGAACGTGAAGCGGTACTCGATGCGGACGGGCGCGGGCGCTCCGTCGATCTCCGCGGGGGAGAAGCGGAGCTTCCGGGCGGCGGCGAGGGCCGCCTCGTCGAAGCCCTGACCGGCGGGGCCGGTGACCACCGCGTCGGTGACCTCGCCCGTCTCGGAGATCTCGACCTCGAGCATCACGACGCCGGTCAGGCCGGCCGCCCGCGCGGCCTCGGGGTACTCGGGCTCGACCGGCTGGATCACCTCGGGGGCGCGCGTGAGGACGCCGGTCTCCTGCGGCTGTCCCCGCGCGAGCGCGGGGGCGGCGCCCGCGGCGACGACGGCGAGGCCGAGCAGCGAGAGCAAGACGATGGGCGGGCGGCGCATGGGGTTCACTCCAGGACGAAGGTGTAGGTGAAGCGGATCTCGGTCTCGACGGCCTCGCCCTCGAGCAGGGGAGGCGAGAAGCGGAAGCGGAGCGCGGCGGCGCGGGCGGCCTCCCCCAGGGCGGGGCCCGGCGCGGAGAGCAGGCGCGCCGCGGCGACGCGGCCCTCCGCGTCGATCCGCAGGAGCAGCACGACCTGCCCCTCGAGCCCGTCCCGCCGCGCGTCCGCGGGGTACGGGATCTCCGGCCGCTCGAGCAGGCGCGGCTGCGCGGAGAGCCGGGCGGGCGAGGTCCGCGGGGCGGAGTAGGGCCTCACCGCCTCCGGATCGGCGGCGATCTCGGACGCCCTGCCGTGGAGCGTGTTCCCGACGCCCACCGCGAAGGCGCCGCCGGTGGTGGTCGACGAGAGCGACACGCCGACGCGCGGGACCGCGCGCGCCGCGGGGGCGGCGGGCGGTGGCGGCTCGTTCGGCGGAGGCGGTGGGGGCGGGTCCGCGGGCGGCGGGGGCAGCCTCGAGATCGCCACGCGGCGCGGCGCCGGCGGCGCCGCGGGAGGACGGGGCACGACCGGGGCGGGGGGCGGGGGGGCGGCCTCGAACTCGACCACCACCGGCGCGGGCCTCGCGGCGGGGCGCGCCTCCAGCCGCGCCGCCCAGGCGAAGCCGCCGGCGTGGATGGCGAGCGAGGCCACCGCCATCGCCGCGAGCGTGCGCGCCCGCGGCGAGCCGTCGGAGGGAGGTGAGGTCACGGCGCGCCTTCTCCCGAGGCGTCCCGCTCGATCTGGATCGCGAAGCGCGTCAGCCCCTCGCTCTTCACCAGATCGATGACGGACACCACCTCGCCGTGAGGCACCGCCCGGTCGGCGCCGATGAGCGCCCGCGCCTCGGCGCTCCTGGCGAGCGCCGCGCGCACGGCCGCGCGCGCCGCGTCGCGGCCGACCGGCTGACCGTCCAGGTAGAGCTTCCCGTCCCGATCGATCGCGAAGGCCAGGGTCGGGCCGACCGTCTCGCCGCCGTGGGCGGCGCGGGGCAGGTCGACCTCGATCCCCTCCTTCACGATGTACGACGCGGTGACCATGAAGATGATGAGGAGGACGAGGGTGATGTCGACGAGCGGCGTCACGTTGATGCCGGTGATCGCCTCGTCGCTGCCGTTCGAGTGGGCGGCCATGTTCGAGCTCCGGTGGCTTGCGCCCTGCTAGGCGGCGCCCTTCGACTCGTGAGGCTCGGGGCGGCGCGGGGCCCGGCCGTGGGCGTCGGGCTCGGCGCGCGCGGGCGGGCAGAGCCGGGCGCGCGCCGCGCGGACGTCGTCGCGCTCGAGGTGCGAGGCGAGGGCGTGGCCGACCGCCTCGGCGCGCGTGACGAGCGAGCGCAGCCAGCGCTGGAAGCCGTTGAACGCCACCACCGCCGGGATGGCCACGAAGATTCCGACCGCCGTCGCGACGAGCGCCTCGGAGATGCCGGACATCACCGCCGACGCGCCGGCGCCCTGGGCGGCGCCCACCGCGAGGTCCGAGAAGGCCCGGATGATCCCGACCACCGTGCCGAATAGGCCGAGGAACGGGGCGTTGTTCCCGAGGGTCCCCAGGAAGGAGAGGCCGCGCTCGTACGCGAGCCGGCGCTCGGCGATGGCGCACGCCACCGCCTCCTGGACCGCGGCCGGGCCGCCGTCCGCGGCATCGAGCGCCGCGCGCGCCACCTCGGCCTCGAGGCCGCGCTGGTGCTCGACGCGGCCCCGCGCCTCCTCGAGCCTGCCGTCCCGGAGCAGCGCGAGGAGGTCCGGGC includes:
- the tpx gene encoding thiol peroxidase — translated: MAQVTLKGNPIHTSGELPAVGAKAPDFKLTGGDLKDVSLADFKGKRKILNIVPSLDTAVCATSTRKFNEKAGQLANSVVLVVSADLPFAAKRFCTTEGLQNVVTLSLMRDKKFAQDYGILLTDGPLAGLCGRAVVVLDADDKVVYRQLVPEIGQEPDYEPALKAAQG
- a CDS encoding cupin domain-containing protein; protein product: MPEATLPRILVRASERGPADSNSHPYNPRSEVHGWMLSRAAGLRRIAVNLVWLPPGKESAIFHVHYREEEWAFVLQGRAVVELDDAEHELRPGDFVAFPPGVAHHVRNASADEGLLLLEGGEIIADVEVADFPRLRRRVVRFGNQLAVYPMEAEIEFIPGMKELPRELCGLGPPADRPRLLVRAAERGEPRIFHHPQNPRSEIRLTWLSRPALKRISAGLGVVPAGRESFVKHVHRHDEEWMYVLSGAGIAVIGDREEPIGPGDFLGFPAGEPAHGVRASPEGELVYLLGGDAWSPTTIEIADFPGLGLRKTFVGTRSAMTFPLDAAVEGAGT
- a CDS encoding TonB-dependent receptor domain-containing protein produces the protein MRRPPIVLLSLLGLAVVAAGAAPALARGQPQETGVLTRAPEVIQPVEPEYPEAARAAGLTGVVMLEVEISETGEVTDAVVTGPAGQGFDEAALAAARKLRFSPAEIDGAPAPVRIEYRFTFSLSAPPAAPAPPPVNLLGRVLERGTRLPVAGAMVEAGGQLTHTDGDGRFALAGVADGAVQVVVTDVDHVRLDSTETIEPGNATQVTYWLQKTAAQGEYEAVVVGEREEKQVSHVAIAAGEIRRVAGASGDAVKVIQNLPGMARSFLSGELIVRGGNPRDTRVYVDGEEVPQVFHFGGLTSVYSSELLKDVEFEAGNFGVRSGRAIGGRVNLVTRDPGERAHALADVNLYHATALYEGRPSEDLGIAIAARRSYADAVVTRAVESMDDPPGVSTAPRYYDLQAKAAWKATADDTVRLDVFGSDDRMVLTGVEDDQSLEDMDFLEFGTRFYRAGLRWDHRAGEATRLRLALGGGWQDVDVDADERFRMRQELWSTHLRAEVHHELAPRVKLVTGVDGQWYPKVRIEVDAPPIPPPGQILNPNAETRRLAMTMDGVEAGAFVEATLEPVDGLFVVPGVRADVHRALADLSWVDPRLAVRWQLRPETALKGAAGLYHQAPPLPYVTEEFGNPDLHEEGAWQYSLGAEQRLLPRLLLDVQLYYKRLFDLALPSDGVITRDGQLVAERYRSAGTGRSYGAELLLRWDPDGRFFGWVSYSLSRAERGEPAAAGSRLESEGDAYDQPHNVVAVGTLELPELWHGLSAGFRARFTSGSPYEPIRGAVYDADADRYEPIQTGELSGRMPPFFQLDLRVDKKWTSRTWTFAAYLEVQNVTNRENPEAVAYSFDYSQRGWYSGLPLFPSFGLRAEY
- a CDS encoding TonB family protein, yielding MTSPPSDGSPRARTLAAMAVASLAIHAGGFAWAARLEARPAARPAPVVVEFEAAPPPPAPVVPRPPAAPPAPRRVAISRLPPPPADPPPPPPPNEPPPPAAPAARAVPRVGVSLSSTTTGGAFAVGVGNTLHGRASEIAADPEAVRPYSAPRTSPARLSAQPRLLERPEIPYPADARRDGLEGQVVLLLRIDAEGRVAAARLLSAPGPALGEAARAAALRFRFSPPLLEGEAVETEIRFTYTFVLE
- a CDS encoding biopolymer transporter ExbD, which gives rise to MAAHSNGSDEAITGINVTPLVDITLVLLIIFMVTASYIVKEGIEVDLPRAAHGGETVGPTLAFAIDRDGKLYLDGQPVGRDAARAAVRAALARSAEARALIGADRAVPHGEVVSVIDLVKSEGLTRFAIQIERDASGEGAP
- a CDS encoding MotA/TolQ/ExbB proton channel family protein, giving the protein MTKSLFELFTRAGAEWVMLLLVGLSVASVAVILERTVYFARRRRACPDLLALLRDGRLEEARGRVEHQRGLEAEVARAALDAADGGPAAVQEAVACAIAERRLAYERGLSFLGTLGNNAPFLGLFGTVVGIIRAFSDLAVGAAQGAGASAVMSGISEALVATAVGIFVAIPAVVAFNGFQRWLRSLVTRAEAVGHALASHLERDDVRAARARLCPPARAEPDAHGRAPRRPEPHESKGAA